In Apium graveolens cultivar Ventura chromosome 10, ASM990537v1, whole genome shotgun sequence, the following are encoded in one genomic region:
- the LOC141689106 gene encoding uncharacterized protein LOC141689106: MAGIGGFAVSRSHGGDRFYNPPAIRRQILLQQQLRLPEKLPPENSPLPENSSCVDDGAKSTGCDELTAALLKNSCGIVAGGSNIDRLIEAVTPCVAAHYCAEVNDREWRSREAGLQPFYHLGDLWESLKEWSAFGAEVPLIIKGTDSVIQYYVPYLSGVQIYIDPLKRVSNIKRTCEKSNVESLKETISGSSTDLNSQKLKKLSLKDKFPMNTSGGEGEISDVPGLLVFEYLEHEQPYSRRPLTDKISSLEAQFTELSSYRSCDLLPSSWISIAWYPIYRIPMGSTLKDLDASFLTIHPLSTHSRNGGQSHSQSSSCVGKVIGASSGSPKITLPVIGLASYKYKGSILSPSGPQDYEQENLLLQAANSWLQGLNVVLPDFQFFRSHHYSSRR; the protein is encoded by the exons atggCCGGAATTGGAGGCTTCGCCGTATCGCGAAGCCACGGCGGCGACAGATTCTACAATCCACCGGCGATCCGCCGTCAGATTTTGCTTCAGCAACAGCTTCGCCTGCCGGAAAAGTTGCCGCCGGAGAATTCGCCGTTGCCGGAGAATTCTAGTTGTGTTGATGACGGGGCGAAGAGTACTGGTTGCGATGAATTAACAGCTGCATTGTTGAAAAATAGTTGCGGTATTGTGGCGGGAGGGAGTAATATTGATCGGTTGATCGAGGCTGTTACTCCGTGTGTTGCAGCACATTATTGTGCTGAG GTAAATGATAGGGAATGGAGAAGTAGGGAAGCTGGTTTGCAGCCTTTTTACCATCTTGGGGATTTGTGGGAGTCATTGAAAGAATGGAGTGCGTTTGGAGCAGAAGTTCCGTTGATCATTAAAGGAACCGACTCAGTAATACAGTATTATGTGCCGTATTTGTCTGGTGTACAAATATATATTGATCCATTAAAGCGTGTTTCAAATATCAA GCGCACGTGCGAAAAGAGCAATGTTGAGTCTTTAAAAGAGACAATTAGCGGTAGTAGCACTGACTTGAACTCCCAGAAGTTGAAGAAACTGTCTCTGAAAGATAAATTTCCCATGAATACATCTGGTGGTGAGGGTGAGATTAGCGATGTCCCTGGGCTGCTTGTGTTTGAATATTTGGAGCATGAACAACCATACTCTCGGAGACCTTTAACTGATAAG ATATCGAGTCTTGAAGCTCAATTTACAGAATTGAGTTCATATCGGAGCTGTGACCTGCTACCATCAAGTTGGATTTCTATAGCTTG GTACCCTATTTATAGAATACCTATGGGCTCAACACTAAAGGACTTGGATGCATCTTTCTTAACTATTCATCCGTTGTCCACACATTCCAGAA ATGGTGGTCAGTCACATTCTCAGAGTTCCAGTTGTGTGGGAAAGGTCATCGGTGCTAGCTCTGGATCTCCAAAAATTACTCTACCAGTCATTGGCCTTGCTTCATACAAGTACAAAGGTTCAATTCTGAGTCCCAGTGGCCCCCAAGATTATGAGCAAGAGAACTTACTCTTGCAAGCTGCAAACAGTTGGCTTCAAGGTTTAAATGTTGTTCTCCCCGATTTTCAGTTTTTTCGCTCACATCATTACTCATCTCGGAGATGA